CCCCTCGTCCTCCTGAGCCCAACGACGCTCGACGTCGAAGAAGGGAACCGATGCCATGAGCGCGCCCACCTCCGACCGGTCGAAGACCGGCGTCTTCTCGCCCACCCGGGCCCAGATCCCGTACCGCACCCTGCGGACAGACTTCTGGCTCAAGGCGCCGATCCTGACCAACCTCGGGCTGGCGGCGTTCGTCATCTACGCCACCGTCCGCGCGTTCATGAAGCAGGACTACTTCGTCGCCGAGTACAACTACCTGACGCCGTTCTACTCGCCGTGCGTGAGCACCGCCTGCATCCCGGAGGCCTCCCACTTCGGTCAGTTCCTCCCCGAGTTCTGGTGGCTGCCCTACGCCGCGATCTCGCTTCCGTTCCTGCTGCTGTTCCGCGTGACCTGCTACTACTACCGCCGGGCCTACTACCGTTCGGTCTGGCAGTCGCCGACGGCGTGCGCGGTCGCCGAACCGCACTCCAAGTACACCGGCGAGACCCGGCTGCCACTGATCATCCAGAACTCGCACCGCTACTTCTTCTATGCGGCCGTGTTGATTTCGTTGGTCAACACCTACGACGCGATTCTCGCCTTCAGCACGCCGACCGGGTTCCGAATCGGCCTGGGCAACATCATCCTGGTCGTCAACATCACGTTGCTGTGGGTCTACACGCTGTCCTGCCACTCCTGCCGGCACGTCACCGGCGGACGACTCAAGCATTTCTCGAAACACCCGATCCGGTACTGGATTTGGACCCAGGTGTCGAAGATCAACACCCGGCACATGGAGTTCGCCTGGATCACCCTGGGCACGCTGATGCTCACCGACTTCTACATCATGTTGGTGGCGCGCGGCATGACCGACCTGACGATCATCGGCTGACAAAAATTATCTTCGGCTGCAACATCGATGCGAAAAGGCAAGTGAGGTTTCATGGTTGAGCTGGAACGGCACCAATACGACGTCGTCGTGATCGGTGCCGGCGGTGCGGGATTACGTGCGGTCATCGAGGCGCGCGAACGCGGCCTGCGGGTAGCCGTCGTCACCAAGTCGCTGTTCGGCAAGGCCCACACCGTGATGGCCGAGGGCGGCTGCGCCGCGGCGATGCGCAACGTGAACACCAAGGACTCCTGGCAGGTGCACTTCGGTGACACCATGCGCGGCGGCAAGTTCCTGAACAACTGGCGGATGGCTGAACTGCACGCGCAGGAAGCACCGGACCGGGTGTGGGAGCTCGAGACCTACGGCGCGCTGTTCGACCGCACCAAGGACGGCCGGATCAGCCAGCGCAACTTCGGCGGCCACACCTACCCTCGGTTGGCCCACGTGGGCGACCGCACCGGACTGGAGATCATCCGCACGCTGCAGCAGAAGATCGTCTCGCTGCAGCAGGAGGACAAGGCCGAACTCGGCGACTACGAGGCGCGCATCAAAGTCTTCCACGAGTGCTCGATCACCGAGCTGATCCTGGACAACGGCGCGGTGGCCGGGGCATTCGGTTACTGGCGCGAGACCGGCAACTTCGTCCTGTTCGAGGCGCCGGCCGTGGTGCTGGCCACCGGCGGAATCGGCAAGTCGTTCAAGGTGTCGTCGAACTCCTGGGAGTACACCGGCGACGGCCACGCGCTGGCGCTGCGCGCGGGTTCGGCACTGATCAACATGGAGTTCATCCAGTTCCACCCGACCGGCATGGTCTGGCCGCTGTCGGTCAAGGGCATCCTCGTCACCGAGGGGGTGCGCGGCGACGGCGGGGTGCTCAAGAACTCCGAGGGCAAGCGGTTCATGTTCGACTACATCCCCTCGGTGTTCAAGGGCCAGTACGCCGAAACCGAGGAAGAAGCCGACCAGTGGCTCAAGGACAACGACTCGGCGCGCCGCACCCCGGACCTGCTGCCCCGTGACGAGGTGGCCCGCGCGATCAACTCCGAGGTCAAGGCGGGCCGCGGTTCGCCGCACGGCGGCGTCTACCTCGACATCGCCTCGCGGATGCCGACCGAGGAGATCAAGCGGCGGTTGCCGTCGATGTATCACCAGTTCATGGAGCTGGCCGAGGTCGACATCACCAAGGACGAGATGGAGGTCGGACCCACCTGCCATTACGTGATGGGCGGCATCGAGGTGGATCCCGACACCGGTGGCGCGAGCACCCCGGGGCTGTTCGCCGCCGGGGAGTGCTCGGGCGGCATGCACGGCTCCAACCGGCTGGGCGGCAACTCACTTTCCGACCTGCTGGTCTTCGGCCGACGGGCCGGGCTGGGCGCCGCCGACTACGTCCAGAAGCTGTCGAATCGCCCGGCGGTCACCGACGAGTCGATCGACGCCGCGACCAAGCTGGCGTTGGCCCCGTTCGAGAAGCGCGACAACCCGGAGAACCCCTACACGCTGCATGCGGAACTGCAGCAGGCCATGAACGACCTCGTGGGGATCATCCGCAAGGAGGACGAGATCCAGGAGGCGCTGGCCAAGCTCCAGGAACTCAAGAAGCGCTACGAGAACGTCATGGTGGAGGGCGGCCGGGTGTTCAACCCCGGCTGGCATCTGGCCATCGACCTGCGCAACATGCTGCTGGTCAGCGAGTGCGTCGCCAAGGCCGCGCTGCAGCGCACCGAGAGCCGCGGCGGCCACACCCGCGACGACCACCCGGAGATGGACGCCAACTGGCGCAACACGTTGTTGGTGTGCCGGACGCGCCCGGCCACCGACGCCGCGACGACGGTGGTGCCGGAGGTCGAGGTGACGGCCGAGGAGCAGGAGCCGATGCGGCCGGACCTGCTGAACCTGTTCGAGCTGTCCGAGCTCGAGAAGTACTACACCGACGCCGAGTTGGCCGACCACGCGGAACGGAGAAGCTGAGATGGCTACCTACAACGCAAGCCTGCGGGTCTGGCGCGGAGATGACACCGGCGGCGAACTGCAGGATTACACCGTCGAGGTCAACGACGGCGAGGTGGTGCTCGACATCATCCATCGCCTGCAGGCCACGCAGACCCCGGACCTGGCGGTCCGGTGGAACTGCAAGGCCGGCAAGTGCGGCTCCTGTTCGGCGGAGATCAACGGCAAACCCCGCCTGCTGTGCATGACCCGGATGTCGACGTTCGACCCGGAGGAGACCGTCACCGTCACGCCGATCCGGACCTTCCCGGTGATGCGCGACCTGGTGACCGACGTGTCGTTCAACTACCAGAAGGCGCGCGAGATCCCGTCGTTCACGCCGCCGAAGGACCTGCAGCCCGGCGAGTACCGGATGCAGCAGGAGGACATTCAGCGCAGCCAGGAGTTCCGCAAGTGCATCGAATGTTTCCTGTGCCAGAACGTCTGTCACGTCATCCGCGACCACGAGGAGAACAAGGAGGCCTTCGCCGGCCCCCGGTACTTCATCCGCCTCGCCGAACTCGACATGCACCCGCTGGACACCGCGGACCGCCAGCTGTTGGCTCAGGAAGAGGCCGGCCTGGGGTACTGCAACATCACCAAGTGCTGCACCGAGGTCTGCCCCGAGCACATCAAGATCACCGACAACGCCATCATCCCGATGAAGGAACGCGTCGCCGACCGCAAGTACGACCCGATCGTGTGGCTGGGCGACAAGTTGTTCCGGCGACGAACCTGAGCGCAGCGAAGGTGAGGAGCGGAACCTACCAACCCAGTCGGCGACGAACCTGAGCGCAGCGAAGGTGAGGAGCGGAACCGACAAACCCAGTCGGCGAAAGTGAGTACGGCGTAACGAGTCTTATCCCCTG
This DNA window, taken from Mycolicibacterium sp. MU0050, encodes the following:
- a CDS encoding fumarate reductase/succinate dehydrogenase flavoprotein subunit, which encodes MVELERHQYDVVVIGAGGAGLRAVIEARERGLRVAVVTKSLFGKAHTVMAEGGCAAAMRNVNTKDSWQVHFGDTMRGGKFLNNWRMAELHAQEAPDRVWELETYGALFDRTKDGRISQRNFGGHTYPRLAHVGDRTGLEIIRTLQQKIVSLQQEDKAELGDYEARIKVFHECSITELILDNGAVAGAFGYWRETGNFVLFEAPAVVLATGGIGKSFKVSSNSWEYTGDGHALALRAGSALINMEFIQFHPTGMVWPLSVKGILVTEGVRGDGGVLKNSEGKRFMFDYIPSVFKGQYAETEEEADQWLKDNDSARRTPDLLPRDEVARAINSEVKAGRGSPHGGVYLDIASRMPTEEIKRRLPSMYHQFMELAEVDITKDEMEVGPTCHYVMGGIEVDPDTGGASTPGLFAAGECSGGMHGSNRLGGNSLSDLLVFGRRAGLGAADYVQKLSNRPAVTDESIDAATKLALAPFEKRDNPENPYTLHAELQQAMNDLVGIIRKEDEIQEALAKLQELKKRYENVMVEGGRVFNPGWHLAIDLRNMLLVSECVAKAALQRTESRGGHTRDDHPEMDANWRNTLLVCRTRPATDAATTVVPEVEVTAEEQEPMRPDLLNLFELSELEKYYTDAELADHAERRS
- a CDS encoding succinate dehydrogenase/fumarate reductase iron-sulfur subunit, with product MATYNASLRVWRGDDTGGELQDYTVEVNDGEVVLDIIHRLQATQTPDLAVRWNCKAGKCGSCSAEINGKPRLLCMTRMSTFDPEETVTVTPIRTFPVMRDLVTDVSFNYQKAREIPSFTPPKDLQPGEYRMQQEDIQRSQEFRKCIECFLCQNVCHVIRDHEENKEAFAGPRYFIRLAELDMHPLDTADRQLLAQEEAGLGYCNITKCCTEVCPEHIKITDNAIIPMKERVADRKYDPIVWLGDKLFRRRT